The Vicinamibacteria bacterium genome has a segment encoding these proteins:
- a CDS encoding Ig-like domain-containing protein — translation LPSGTLVSARVEETVESFAEGSLIREPFSQEMPLYRFPLREDEELYVDFPVAPSRKFTVDELKEGRIHVEIEMAPSFYRGILVGEEGAVVDGAGGAELIVPSGALTNGTVSVSVEAHDPLTLGIGFDGLTLVASAEVDLSGATLAVPGTLSLPANLVSPSGLIVGKFLFVAGQRKVRLIGPASFADGRISVAIDSGGTYLFFQASEPIGLIQGTVTEGGSPAGLAVVESSTSPFTDVTPASGFYTVGARLEPTTITARSLVTGNQAVSIVTPSSATSTVNLDLALTLTGPFVTDATPLDGAVGVSLSPSIRLTFSEPVDPSTISTTSVSLRRADETPVPGRAVLGVGNLSVSFLPDDNLEPLTNYVVVASSAVRDTTSNPLLPFASSFTTLDDSIAEPNPDTLTVSFPDADGFVTIEAPAFSFEPGSSVTIVNLTNGIVVTGNVGPDGSLFFAIQASITDELEIRILDASNREIVIHKTEFHGPDGEVAIGRRGGKIALGDFELVIPEGALAGASIFTLKEVEQTILDELPAADGAGGFGSGVEVNMGGAVLEEEADLRLPIPPLAPPDADFVIVRKIEEQGEVLYEIIDTAVVTAGKLKTESPPFPGISSGGFYFCVWYPTLPTTGRNAMGAITGIAREIDPSAVTPIEIPLSGVTVRVDEALQGGQYTATTNDEGRFVLFDALFGTLGSLVNLVARDGTGRESRAVAFEDPDVVERFGTLSRFTRAGDVVFDFPLSPPEPPRTTLTVLLFEQDGATRTAMT, via the coding sequence AGATGAAGAGCTTTACGTAGACTTCCCGGTAGCGCCTAGCCGAAAGTTCACGGTGGACGAGCTGAAGGAGGGCCGAATCCACGTCGAAATCGAGATGGCGCCCTCTTTCTATCGAGGCATTCTGGTAGGAGAGGAAGGCGCCGTCGTTGACGGCGCAGGCGGCGCGGAGCTCATCGTGCCTTCGGGGGCGTTGACTAACGGCACCGTCAGCGTCTCCGTTGAGGCCCACGATCCGCTGACGCTCGGAATCGGGTTCGACGGGTTGACCCTGGTCGCGTCGGCGGAGGTGGATCTCTCCGGGGCAACGCTCGCCGTGCCCGGAACCCTTTCCCTTCCGGCAAACTTGGTTTCGCCCAGTGGTCTCATCGTCGGCAAGTTCCTCTTCGTCGCCGGACAAAGAAAAGTCCGTCTCATCGGCCCGGCATCGTTCGCGGACGGTCGGATCTCGGTCGCCATCGATTCGGGCGGAACCTATCTCTTCTTCCAGGCCTCGGAGCCTATCGGCCTCATTCAAGGGACCGTTACCGAAGGCGGCTCCCCCGCTGGGCTCGCGGTAGTGGAGTCCTCGACGAGCCCTTTCACCGACGTTACGCCGGCCTCGGGTTTCTATACGGTCGGGGCGAGACTCGAACCGACGACGATCACGGCTCGCAGCCTGGTCACGGGCAACCAGGCAGTGAGCATCGTAACGCCTTCGTCGGCGACGAGCACGGTCAACCTCGATCTCGCGTTGACCCTGACCGGACCGTTCGTCACCGACGCCACACCGCTCGATGGAGCCGTGGGCGTATCGCTATCCCCATCGATCCGGCTCACCTTCTCCGAGCCCGTCGACCCCTCTACGATTTCGACCACGTCGGTATCGTTGAGGAGAGCGGACGAGACGCCGGTTCCAGGCCGTGCGGTCCTGGGCGTCGGCAACCTCTCGGTCTCGTTCCTTCCCGACGACAATCTCGAACCCCTGACGAACTACGTCGTGGTGGCATCCTCTGCCGTCCGGGATACCACGTCGAATCCTCTGCTCCCGTTTGCATCGAGCTTCACGACCCTCGACGACTCGATCGCGGAGCCGAACCCCGATACGCTGACGGTGAGCTTTCCCGACGCCGACGGGTTCGTGACCATCGAGGCGCCCGCGTTCTCGTTCGAGCCCGGAAGCTCGGTGACGATCGTGAATCTGACGAACGGGATCGTCGTGACTGGAAATGTTGGCCCGGACGGGAGTCTTTTCTTCGCGATCCAGGCTTCCATCACCGATGAGCTCGAAATAAGGATTCTCGACGCCTCGAATCGTGAAATCGTGATCCACAAGACGGAGTTCCACGGACCAGACGGCGAGGTCGCCATTGGCCGCCGAGGCGGCAAGATCGCTTTGGGGGATTTCGAGCTCGTCATACCAGAAGGAGCGTTGGCAGGCGCATCGATCTTCACTCTGAAGGAGGTGGAGCAGACCATTCTTGATGAATTGCCGGCCGCCGATGGCGCTGGTGGATTTGGCTCCGGCGTGGAAGTGAACATGGGCGGCGCCGTGCTCGAGGAGGAGGCGGACCTGAGGCTTCCCATCCCGCCGCTGGCACCACCGGACGCGGACTTCGTCATCGTGCGGAAGATCGAGGAGCAGGGCGAAGTACTCTACGAAATCATCGACACCGCCGTGGTGACGGCCGGAAAGCTGAAGACCGAATCACCACCGTTTCCCGGGATCTCTAGTGGCGGCTTCTACTTTTGCGTTTGGTATCCCACGCTTCCTACAACCGGGAGAAACGCGATGGGGGCAATCACAGGAATCGCACGAGAGATCGACCCGTCGGCCGTGACACCAATCGAAATTCCGCTTTCGGGCGTTACCGTTCGAGTGGACGAGGCGCTCCAGGGCGGCCAGTACACGGCGACAACCAATGACGAAGGTCGCTTCGTCCTGTTCGATGCTCTGTTCGGCACCCTTGGCTCTCTCGTGAACCTGGTGGCGAGAGACGGAACAGGCCGCGAGTCCCGCGCGGTAGCTTTCGAGGACCCGGATGTGGTCGAACGCTTTGGGACGCTTTCGCGTTTCACGCGGGCCGGCGACGTCGTGTTTGATTTTCCGCTGTCGCCTCCCGAGCCCCCGCGCACAACCTTGACGGTTCTTCTGTTCGAGCAGGACGGCGCGACCAGGACCGCGATGAC